A DNA window from Prochlorococcus marinus XMU1406 contains the following coding sequences:
- a CDS encoding F0F1 ATP synthase subunit B' produces the protein MLAFNFFGTTEGGLFDINATLPLMAIQVVALTYILNSLFFKPVGNVVEKREKFVSNNIIEAKNKLSEVKKLEADLLTQLQSARSEAQRIVGEAENESDKLYKEALELANNEANASKEKARLEIESQTSAARDQLSKQADDLSELIVNRLILEK, from the coding sequence ATGTTGGCCTTTAATTTTTTTGGTACTACGGAAGGTGGATTATTTGATATAAATGCCACTTTGCCTCTAATGGCGATACAAGTAGTTGCGCTTACTTACATATTAAATTCTCTCTTTTTTAAGCCTGTAGGCAATGTTGTAGAAAAAAGAGAAAAGTTTGTAAGTAATAATATTATTGAGGCCAAAAATAAACTTTCTGAGGTTAAAAAATTAGAAGCTGATTTATTAACTCAGCTTCAAAGTGCTCGTTCAGAAGCTCAAAGAATTGTGGGCGAAGCGGAGAATGAGTCTGACAAGCTTTATAAAGAAGCACTAGAACTTGCCAACAATGAAGCAAATGCTTCAAAAGAAAAAGCAAGACTAGAAATTGAAAGTCAGACATCTGCTGCTCGTGATCAACTTTCTAAACAGGCTGATGATTTAAGCGAACTTATTGTTAATAGACTGATTCTAGAAAAATGA
- the atpE gene encoding ATP synthase F0 subunit C produces MDSITSAASVVAAGLAVGLGAIGPGLGQGNAAQGAVEGIARQPEAEGKIRGTLLLSFAFMESLTIYGLVVALVLLFANPFS; encoded by the coding sequence ATGGATTCGATTACTTCCGCTGCATCAGTTGTAGCTGCTGGCTTAGCAGTTGGTCTAGGTGCTATTGGCCCAGGTCTTGGACAAGGTAACGCAGCTCAAGGTGCTGTTGAGGGTATTGCCCGTCAACCAGAAGCTGAAGGTAAAATCAGAGGAACTCTTCTTTTATCTTTCGCTTTCATGGAGTCATTAACAATTTACGGATTAGTTGTGGCTTTGGTACTACTTTTTGCGAATCCTTTTTCCTAA
- a CDS encoding F0F1 ATP synthase subunit B — protein MNLTLLATEGFGLNFDLFETNILNWAVVVFGLYKFLPGFLGKMLQKRREGILLELKDAEDRLLNATQALEKAKKDLSLAEEKASQIKADSLKRSESIRMESEKKAIEEMARIKQSAISDESSEASRAISQLRKEAVELAIKKALDSLPNRLDKTTQENLVTQSINNIEVN, from the coding sequence ATGAATTTAACTCTCTTAGCTACAGAAGGTTTTGGATTAAATTTCGATTTATTCGAAACAAATATCCTTAATTGGGCTGTAGTGGTTTTTGGCCTTTATAAATTTTTGCCTGGTTTCCTAGGTAAAATGCTTCAAAAAAGAAGAGAAGGAATTCTTCTTGAATTAAAAGATGCCGAAGATCGACTTCTTAATGCAACACAAGCTTTAGAGAAGGCAAAGAAAGACTTATCTTTAGCAGAAGAAAAAGCTTCTCAAATAAAAGCAGATTCTCTCAAAAGATCTGAATCAATCAGAATGGAAAGTGAGAAAAAAGCAATCGAAGAGATGGCACGAATTAAACAAAGTGCAATTTCTGATGAGAGCTCTGAAGCATCCAGAGCAATTTCTCAACTTCGAAAAGAAGCTGTTGAATTAGCAATTAAAAAAGCTTTAGATTCCCTACCAAATCGACTTGATAAAACAACACAAGAAAATTTGGTCACTCAATCAATTAACAATATTGAGGTGAACTAA
- the atpA gene encoding F0F1 ATP synthase subunit alpha: MVSIRPDEISSILKQQITDYDQSVSVSNVGTVLQIGDGIARIYGLDQVMAGELLEFEDGTEGIALNLEDDNVGAVLMGEALGVQEGSNVKSTGKIASVPVGEAMQGRVVNPLGQPIDGKGEIPTSDTRLIEEMAPGIIKRRSVHEPMQTGITSIDAMIPVGRGQRELIIGDRQTGKSAIAIDTIINQKGQDVVCVYVAIGQKSASVANVVEVLREKGALDYTIVVSAGASEAAALQYLAPYTGAAIAEHFMYQGKATLVIYDDLTKQAQAYRQMSLLLRRPPGREAYPGDVFYCHSRLLERAAKLSDDMGGGSMTALPIIETQAGDVSAYIPTNVISITDGQIFLSADLFNSGLRPAINVGISVSRVGGAAQTKAIKKIAGTLKLELAQFDELAAFSQFASDLDEATQQQLERGKRLRELLKQAQFSPLNLAEQVAVVYAGVKGLIDEVPVEDVTKFAAELREYLKLNKAEFIEEILKEKKLNDGLEATLKEVINEVKSSMLSTV; the protein is encoded by the coding sequence ATGGTATCTATACGCCCTGATGAAATCAGTTCAATCTTAAAACAACAAATAACTGATTATGACCAATCTGTAAGTGTTAGCAATGTAGGAACTGTTCTGCAAATCGGTGATGGCATTGCAAGAATATATGGCTTGGATCAGGTCATGGCTGGTGAATTATTGGAATTTGAGGATGGTACCGAAGGTATAGCATTGAACCTTGAAGATGATAATGTTGGTGCTGTTTTAATGGGTGAGGCACTTGGCGTCCAAGAAGGAAGTAACGTTAAGTCAACAGGTAAAATCGCATCTGTCCCAGTTGGCGAGGCAATGCAGGGGAGAGTTGTTAACCCTTTAGGTCAACCAATAGATGGGAAAGGGGAAATTCCGACTAGTGATACTAGATTGATCGAAGAAATGGCTCCTGGAATAATCAAGAGAAGATCAGTACATGAACCAATGCAAACAGGTATCACATCTATTGATGCAATGATTCCTGTGGGAAGAGGTCAAAGAGAATTAATTATTGGTGATAGACAAACTGGAAAATCTGCTATTGCTATTGATACAATAATCAACCAAAAAGGTCAAGACGTAGTTTGTGTTTATGTGGCTATTGGTCAAAAGTCAGCATCTGTAGCAAATGTGGTTGAGGTTTTAAGAGAAAAAGGAGCTCTTGATTACACTATTGTTGTTAGTGCAGGTGCCTCTGAAGCCGCAGCCCTACAATACTTAGCACCTTATACTGGTGCTGCAATTGCTGAGCACTTTATGTACCAAGGCAAAGCAACACTAGTTATTTATGATGATTTAACAAAACAAGCTCAGGCTTATAGACAAATGTCTCTCCTTTTGAGAAGACCACCAGGAAGAGAAGCTTATCCTGGAGATGTTTTTTATTGTCATAGCAGATTACTTGAAAGGGCAGCAAAATTATCTGATGATATGGGCGGAGGTTCAATGACAGCTCTTCCAATCATTGAAACTCAGGCAGGTGACGTTTCTGCTTATATCCCCACTAATGTTATTTCAATTACAGATGGACAAATATTCTTGAGTGCAGATTTATTTAACTCAGGATTAAGACCAGCTATTAATGTTGGTATTTCTGTTAGCCGTGTTGGAGGAGCTGCTCAAACAAAGGCAATTAAGAAAATTGCTGGAACTCTTAAATTAGAATTAGCTCAATTTGATGAATTAGCAGCATTCTCTCAATTCGCTTCTGATCTTGATGAGGCTACTCAACAACAACTTGAAAGAGGGAAAAGATTAAGAGAGTTACTAAAACAAGCACAATTCTCACCGTTAAATCTTGCTGAACAAGTTGCTGTTGTTTATGCAGGTGTTAAGGGTCTTATTGATGAAGTTCCAGTGGAAGATGTAACTAAATTTGCTGCTGAACTAAGAGAATATCTTAAGTTAAACAAAGCAGAATTTATTGAGGAGATTCTTAAAGAGAAGAAATTGAATGATGGCTTAGAAGCAACACTCAAAGAGGTGATTAATGAAGTTAAATCTTCAATGCTTTCCACAGTTTAA
- a CDS encoding DUF3326 domain-containing protein produces the protein MEISPTIFIVPTGIGCEVGGFAGDALPTAKLLASASGCLITHPNVMNGGSLSEKDKNIFYVEGYSLDRLAKGEIALKRVKQQKIGIIFDSAIKSEILVRHLQVADACVSTLGINVHSYVVTTKPLNVVLDSDSSKMSGGTIENPDILIDAGKCLIEKGVTAIAIVAKFPDDSDSLETNIYREGKGVDPISGVEAVISHLISKFLKVPCAHAPALDPIELNENLDPRAAAEEIGYTFLPSVLIGLSNAPDIVELPAKHELISLHPDQIESIVVPNGALGGEAVLAGIEKNLNIISVKNQNTLKVTNEFYDYPNLFEVDNYLEAAGIILAIKKGINLDSVKRPLKKIQQCFYGD, from the coding sequence ATGGAAATTTCACCAACAATATTCATTGTCCCAACTGGTATTGGTTGTGAAGTAGGAGGTTTTGCTGGGGATGCACTTCCTACCGCTAAATTATTAGCATCAGCAAGTGGATGTTTAATTACTCATCCAAATGTTATGAATGGTGGTTCTCTTTCTGAAAAAGATAAAAATATTTTTTATGTTGAGGGTTATAGTTTAGACCGACTTGCTAAAGGAGAAATCGCTCTAAAAAGGGTAAAGCAACAGAAAATTGGGATAATTTTTGATTCAGCCATTAAAAGTGAAATATTAGTGAGACATTTACAAGTTGCTGATGCATGTGTTTCTACTTTAGGGATTAATGTTCATTCTTATGTGGTTACAACAAAGCCATTAAATGTAGTACTTGATTCTGATTCGTCAAAAATGAGTGGTGGCACAATTGAAAATCCTGATATTCTAATTGATGCTGGAAAATGTTTAATAGAAAAAGGAGTTACGGCCATAGCAATTGTGGCAAAATTTCCAGATGATTCAGATTCTCTAGAAACAAATATTTATCGAGAAGGAAAAGGGGTTGACCCTATTTCTGGAGTTGAAGCGGTTATAAGTCATCTGATTAGCAAATTCTTAAAAGTCCCCTGTGCTCACGCACCAGCATTAGATCCAATTGAGTTGAATGAAAATTTAGATCCTCGCGCTGCTGCAGAAGAAATTGGATATACCTTTTTACCATCTGTATTGATTGGTTTGAGCAATGCGCCCGATATTGTAGAGTTGCCTGCTAAACATGAATTAATCTCACTACACCCTGATCAGATTGAATCTATTGTTGTTCCTAATGGGGCACTAGGTGGAGAAGCAGTATTAGCAGGTATTGAAAAAAATTTAAATATAATCTCTGTAAAAAATCAAAATACATTAAAAGTGACAAATGAGTTTTATGATTATCCCAATCTTTTTGAAGTGGATAATTATCTAGAAGCTGCAGGCATAATTCTTGCTATCAAAAAAGGTATCAATCTTGATTCAGTTAAACGGCCTTTAAAAAAAATCCAACAGTGTTTTTATGGTGATTAA
- a CDS encoding 2Fe-2S iron-sulfur cluster-binding protein — translation MPEYNIKVQFEKKTFSFLCSEDQDIISAAKMNGIDLPSSCCSGVCTDCASMILEGSVDQEDAMGLNDDLREKGFALLCVAYPKSDLNIVIGKEVEDDLYNDQFGKYQK, via the coding sequence ATGCCTGAATACAATATCAAAGTTCAATTTGAGAAAAAGACTTTTAGTTTTTTATGTTCTGAGGATCAAGATATTATTTCAGCGGCAAAAATGAATGGAATAGATTTACCAAGTAGTTGTTGTTCAGGAGTTTGTACAGATTGTGCATCTATGATATTGGAAGGATCTGTAGATCAAGAAGATGCTATGGGATTAAATGATGATTTGAGGGAAAAGGGCTTTGCACTTTTGTGTGTGGCATATCCTAAGTCAGATTTGAATATCGTTATTGGTAAAGAAGTTGAAGATGATTTATATAATGATCAATTTGGTAAATATCAAAAATGA
- the atpH gene encoding ATP synthase F1 subunit delta yields the protein MPLLNSVTTPYAEALLQVVNENSQTEEIVSEVKQLLELLNDSPELEKALSSPVLETDAKKKIIIEIFSNKVNSSLLNFLKLLADRQRIGILTSILERFLEIYRENSNIALATVTSAVELTDEQKGLITQKIINIAGTEKLELVTKIDPSLIGGFVASVGSKVIDASLASQIRKLGLSLSK from the coding sequence ATGCCACTTTTAAATTCAGTTACTACACCATATGCCGAGGCATTACTTCAAGTTGTGAATGAAAATTCGCAAACTGAAGAGATTGTTTCTGAGGTTAAACAACTTTTAGAATTATTAAATGATTCCCCTGAATTGGAGAAGGCACTTTCCTCTCCTGTTTTAGAGACAGATGCTAAGAAGAAAATCATTATTGAAATTTTTTCAAATAAGGTAAATTCTTCTTTACTGAATTTCTTGAAATTATTGGCCGATAGGCAAAGAATTGGAATTCTTACTTCTATTCTTGAAAGGTTTTTAGAGATTTATCGAGAAAATAGTAATATTGCTTTGGCAACTGTTACTTCAGCAGTCGAGCTTACTGATGAACAGAAAGGTTTAATTACCCAAAAGATCATCAATATAGCAGGAACTGAAAAATTAGAACTTGTAACTAAAATTGACCCATCTCTTATTGGTGGTTTCGTCGCCAGTGTAGGATCAAAAGTAATTGATGCTTCCCTTGCTTCTCAAATTAGAAAACTTGGTTTGTCACTTTCCAAGTAA
- a CDS encoding F0F1 ATP synthase subunit gamma produces the protein MANLKEIRDRIVSVKNTRKITEAMRLVAAAKVRRAQDQVLKSRPFADKLARVLENIQSRVQFEAVDSPLLSKRDVKTISLVCITADRGLCGGYNTNIIKKVEIRYAELIKQGYEPNLILVGKKAIGYFQNRKDRYTIKSTFKELEQVPTATDSEGITSEVLAEFLSENSDRVEIIYTKFITLVSCAPVVQTLLPLDPQGIADENDEIFRLTTKDSKLLVEKSNIKKSDSEKLPSDIVFEQSPDQLLDSLLPLYLQNQVLRALQESAASELACRMTAMNNASDNAKELASTLNLTYNKARQAAITQEILEVVGGSAV, from the coding sequence ATGGCAAATCTTAAAGAAATTAGAGATCGAATAGTTTCTGTTAAAAATACACGAAAAATAACAGAAGCTATGAGATTAGTCGCAGCTGCAAAAGTTAGGAGGGCACAAGATCAAGTTCTTAAGAGTAGGCCTTTTGCAGATAAACTTGCTCGGGTTTTAGAAAATATTCAATCTAGAGTTCAGTTTGAAGCTGTAGATTCTCCTCTTCTATCAAAAAGAGATGTAAAAACAATTTCTTTGGTATGCATAACTGCTGATAGAGGATTATGTGGAGGATACAATACCAACATAATCAAGAAGGTGGAAATTAGGTATGCAGAGTTGATTAAACAAGGTTATGAACCAAATTTGATCTTAGTTGGTAAAAAGGCAATAGGTTATTTCCAAAATAGGAAAGATAGATACACAATTAAAAGCACATTTAAAGAGCTGGAACAGGTACCAACTGCGACAGATTCTGAGGGGATAACTAGTGAAGTATTAGCTGAATTTCTTTCAGAAAATTCTGATAGGGTGGAAATTATTTACACGAAATTCATCACTCTAGTTAGCTGCGCCCCTGTTGTTCAAACACTACTGCCACTGGACCCTCAAGGTATTGCAGATGAAAATGACGAAATTTTTAGGTTGACTACAAAAGATAGTAAATTACTAGTTGAAAAATCAAATATTAAAAAAAGTGATTCAGAGAAGTTACCATCAGATATTGTTTTTGAACAAAGTCCTGATCAATTATTAGATTCGTTATTACCATTATATTTACAGAATCAGGTACTAAGAGCTCTTCAAGAGTCGGCAGCTTCAGAACTCGCTTGCAGGATGACTGCTATGAATAATGCAAGTGATAATGCTAAAGAATTAGCAAGTACTTTGAATCTAACCTATAACAAAGCTAGACAAGCAGCTATTACACAAGAAATATTAGAAGTTGTAGGAGGTTCAGCAGTTTAG